The following proteins come from a genomic window of Thiothrix unzii:
- a CDS encoding GTPase — protein sequence MEDSQPMKITSRLRWLLAGLVLLLTLLFLVFLFFATKNFLDLWDRLQQLPPWLAYSYSGLVGMVILFSGWVVYKLVRGGSGKTLPKRTNEPVTEASVVREIEQSASVGMDTAPLQAELERLHARQVAGQVHIAFFGDVSTGKSSLIKALLPDAGVEISLRGGSTREVREYTWLTVGGDRLLLTDLPGRNEAQGELDALSRDEAIRAHIVVYVTDADLSRSQYQDLQALAGFGKPLLIALNKRDQYSRSEQQQLIERIQSRFSTPQPTVVFIQAGGVEAITRIYPDGREEVVERPRKVDVAALAQYLQHEIDQRLTWLATQRDTSVLSLVQEKLDVTRLDFRRQQAEKVVRSSTRQAILGALASVSPGTDLIIQGVIGTRMVQELCKLYDSPVSELDIDQFLNFSQGGVNKSIPLLLAVAGNGLKAFPGVGTVAGGLVHAVAYGLIFDALGHAVAHTLEQRGTLKVASAATTFQEMLSGNLEERTKTFARLVIEQYRGKTAD from the coding sequence ATGGAAGACTCGCAACCCATGAAAATTACCTCGCGTTTACGTTGGCTGTTAGCAGGCTTGGTGTTACTGCTAACCTTGTTGTTTTTAGTGTTCCTGTTTTTTGCTACCAAAAATTTCCTAGATCTGTGGGATCGTCTGCAACAATTGCCGCCTTGGTTGGCTTACAGCTACAGCGGGTTGGTGGGCATGGTGATCCTGTTCAGCGGCTGGGTGGTGTATAAGCTAGTGCGCGGTGGCTCTGGTAAAACCTTGCCCAAACGCACTAATGAGCCTGTCACCGAAGCCAGTGTGGTGCGTGAAATCGAGCAAAGCGCGTCAGTGGGCATGGATACCGCACCGTTACAAGCAGAGTTGGAACGCCTCCATGCGCGTCAGGTAGCGGGTCAGGTACACATTGCGTTTTTTGGCGATGTCAGCACCGGCAAGTCGTCGCTGATTAAAGCCTTGTTGCCGGATGCGGGCGTGGAAATCAGTTTGCGCGGTGGCTCGACACGTGAAGTGCGCGAATACACTTGGTTGACCGTGGGTGGCGATCGTTTATTGCTAACCGATTTGCCGGGGCGCAATGAAGCCCAAGGTGAGTTGGACGCGCTGTCGCGGGATGAAGCCATTCGGGCGCATATTGTGGTTTACGTGACCGATGCCGATTTGAGCCGCAGCCAATATCAGGATTTACAAGCGTTGGCGGGGTTTGGTAAACCGTTGTTAATCGCGCTTAATAAGCGTGACCAGTACAGCCGCAGTGAACAACAGCAATTGATTGAGCGCATCCAAAGTCGCTTTAGCACGCCGCAGCCGACGGTAGTGTTTATTCAGGCGGGCGGGGTGGAAGCGATTACCCGCATTTACCCCGATGGGCGTGAAGAGGTGGTGGAACGCCCGCGTAAGGTCGATGTTGCCGCGCTTGCACAGTATTTACAGCACGAAATTGATCAGCGTTTAACTTGGTTAGCCACCCAGCGCGATACCAGCGTATTGAGTTTGGTGCAGGAAAAACTCGATGTAACACGCCTTGATTTTCGTCGCCAACAAGCCGAAAAAGTGGTGCGTAGCTCGACCCGTCAAGCGATTTTGGGGGCGTTAGCTTCGGTTAGCCCAGGTACGGATTTAATCATTCAAGGGGTAATTGGCACGCGCATGGTGCAGGAGTTGTGCAAACTGTACGATAGTCCGGTGAGTGAGCTTGATATTGATCAGTTTCTCAACTTTAGCCAAGGCGGTGTCAATAAAAGCATACCGTTGTTACTGGCTGTGGCGGGTAACGGTTTGAAAGCCTTTCCCGGTGTCGGCACGGTGGCGGGTGGTTTGGTACATGCGGTTGCCTACGGGCTGATTTTTGACGCGCTCGGTCATGCCGTGGCGCACACCCTCGAACAACGCGGTACGCTCAAAGTAGCATCCGCTGCCACGACTTTTCAGGAGATGCTTAGTGGAAATCTGGAAGAACGTACAAAAACATTTGCCAGATTGGTTATTGAACAGTATCGGGGGAAAACCGCCGACTGA
- a CDS encoding GTP-binding protein has translation MEIWKNVQKHLPDWLLNSIGGKPPTEALEPANVPTTGDTHLQLASASLRQLLEDARIPDTIRSTLSEDYAQVRAMLDKLEHGHLHIAVFGRVSVGKSSLLNALLGKTAFSVSVLHGETRSVNMQQWEEYADGGLFLIDTPGINEIDGEARERMAHEVASRTDLLLFVVDSDLTDVEFQALKIVAAAHRPILLVVNKADRYTEDEQRQLRSILRTRTQGVIAPENIVFTTAQASRQSVIFIDEDGTERDGIRERPLNVGALKARLWDIVEAEGKTLAALNASLFAGDLSNALGQRILAVKRELGAKTIRLYCLGKGIAVAFNPIPVADLVAAAMIDAGMVVHLSRLYGLSISRNEAGDLVRTVLAQMVLLMGAVWAVHLVSSALKLGSAGLSTVLTGAAQGAVAWYSTLVVGRVAEQWLANGKSWGDAGPKLTVQQILESLDRDSVLAEAREEILTYVRTTVKG, from the coding sequence GTGGAAATCTGGAAGAACGTACAAAAACATTTGCCAGATTGGTTATTGAACAGTATCGGGGGAAAACCGCCGACTGAGGCTCTTGAGCCAGCCAATGTGCCAACGACTGGCGACACCCATTTGCAATTAGCGTCGGCAAGCTTGCGGCAATTGCTGGAAGATGCGCGGATTCCCGACACGATTCGCAGCACGTTGAGCGAAGATTATGCGCAAGTGCGGGCAATGCTCGATAAGCTTGAACACGGGCATTTACACATTGCGGTTTTCGGGCGGGTCAGCGTTGGCAAATCGTCCTTGTTAAACGCGCTGCTGGGTAAAACCGCGTTTAGTGTCAGCGTGTTACACGGCGAAACCCGCAGCGTTAATATGCAGCAGTGGGAAGAATACGCTGACGGCGGTTTGTTTTTGATTGATACGCCGGGGATCAATGAAATCGACGGGGAAGCCCGCGAACGCATGGCGCATGAAGTCGCCAGCCGTACCGATTTGCTGTTGTTTGTGGTGGACAGTGACCTGACCGATGTGGAGTTTCAGGCATTAAAAATTGTCGCGGCAGCGCATCGCCCGATATTATTAGTGGTTAATAAAGCCGACCGCTACACCGAAGATGAGCAACGTCAATTGCGCAGTATTTTGCGCACCCGGACTCAAGGGGTGATTGCGCCGGAAAACATTGTGTTCACCACGGCGCAAGCCAGCCGCCAAAGTGTGATTTTTATCGACGAAGACGGCACGGAACGCGATGGCATCCGTGAGCGTCCGCTCAATGTTGGCGCACTTAAAGCCCGCTTGTGGGACATTGTGGAAGCCGAAGGCAAAACTCTTGCCGCGCTCAATGCTTCGTTATTTGCGGGTGATCTCAGTAACGCCTTGGGGCAGCGCATCTTGGCGGTGAAACGCGAATTGGGGGCGAAAACCATCCGCTTGTATTGCTTGGGTAAGGGTATTGCGGTGGCATTTAACCCGATTCCGGTGGCGGATTTGGTGGCGGCGGCGATGATTGACGCGGGCATGGTGGTGCATTTGTCGCGGCTTTACGGCTTGTCGATTTCACGCAATGAAGCGGGCGATTTGGTGCGCACTGTGTTAGCGCAAATGGTGTTATTAATGGGGGCGGTGTGGGCAGTGCATTTGGTCTCTTCCGCGCTCAAACTCGGTTCGGCGGGGCTTTCCACGGTATTGACCGGCGCGGCGCAAGGGGCTGTGGCGTGGTATAGCACCCTCGTAGTGGGGCGCGTTGCCGAGCAATGGTTAGCCAATGGCAAATCATGGGGCGACGCAGGGCCGAAATTAACCGTGCAACAGATTTTGGAGTCGTTAGATCGCGATTCGGTGCTGGCGGAAGCCCGCGAAGAAATCCTCACTTACGTGCGCACCACCGTTAAAGGTTAA
- a CDS encoding DUF3465 domain-containing protein: MQAKIVKAVVLLAGAGLFAVYQHFQKPAEPSAPARAPSAQVQTANPGASTAQAVEQIRQASRNPDAKFWTTIQGKVVKLLKDDRDGSQHQRFLVEIAPDITLLVAHNIDLAPRIPVAQGDAVTIKGEYVWNNRGGVLHWTHHDPKGRKGGWVEVAGKRYE; encoded by the coding sequence ATGCAAGCAAAAATTGTCAAGGCAGTCGTATTACTCGCAGGCGCGGGTTTATTCGCGGTTTATCAACATTTTCAAAAACCTGCTGAACCCAGTGCGCCCGCGCGTGCGCCCAGTGCGCAGGTGCAAACTGCCAATCCGGGTGCTTCAACCGCGCAAGCTGTGGAACAAATCCGCCAAGCCAGCCGCAATCCCGATGCCAAGTTTTGGACAACGATACAGGGCAAAGTCGTTAAATTGCTCAAAGACGACCGCGACGGCAGCCAACACCAACGCTTTTTAGTGGAAATTGCCCCCGACATCACTTTGCTGGTGGCGCACAATATCGACCTCGCGCCACGCATTCCGGTAGCACAAGGCGATGCCGTCACGATCAAAGGCGAATACGTGTGGAACAATCGCGGCGGGGTACTGCACTGGACGCACCACGACCCCAAAGGGCGCAAAGGCGGCTGGGTTGAGGTGGCGGGGAAGCGGTATGAGTAG
- the apbC gene encoding iron-sulfur cluster carrier protein ApbC yields MTREQVEAVLKGIKDRYLDQDIVSLHQVKDITTDAGKVAVRVVQGYPAGSYRDELAAEIKAALAAAGVSDAEVSVTTQVAAHSVQKSVKRKDGIKNIIAVASGKGGVGKSTTAVNLALALSADGASVGMLDADIYGPSQPRMLGISGQPESSDGKSLEPMQNHGIKAMSIGFLIEEDTPMIWRGPMVTQALEQLLGDTNWGDLDYLVIDLPPGTGDIQLTLSQKIPVSGAIIVTTPQDIALLDARKGLKMFEKVEVPILGIVENMSMHICSNCGTVEHIFGEGGGQRMAEQYGVNYLGGLPLDIKIREQVDNGNPTVVSDPDGTVAQIYKDISRKASARLAQKAKDYSTKFPTIKIMNV; encoded by the coding sequence ATGACACGCGAACAGGTTGAAGCCGTATTAAAAGGCATCAAAGACCGTTATCTGGATCAGGACATTGTGAGCCTGCATCAAGTAAAAGACATTACCACCGACGCTGGCAAGGTTGCCGTGCGTGTGGTGCAAGGTTATCCGGCGGGTAGTTACCGCGATGAATTAGCGGCTGAAATCAAAGCAGCATTAGCGGCGGCTGGCGTAAGCGATGCTGAGGTGAGTGTGACCACGCAGGTGGCGGCGCATTCCGTGCAAAAGAGTGTGAAGCGCAAAGACGGCATTAAAAACATTATTGCAGTGGCTTCCGGTAAAGGCGGCGTAGGTAAATCCACGACGGCGGTGAACCTCGCGCTGGCACTGTCAGCCGATGGCGCAAGCGTCGGTATGTTGGATGCGGACATTTACGGCCCCAGCCAACCGCGTATGTTAGGCATCAGTGGTCAGCCGGAATCCAGCGATGGCAAAAGCTTAGAGCCGATGCAAAACCACGGCATCAAAGCCATGTCGATTGGTTTCCTGATCGAAGAAGATACTCCGATGATTTGGCGCGGCCCGATGGTCACACAAGCGTTGGAACAGTTGCTGGGCGACACCAACTGGGGCGATTTGGATTACCTCGTAATCGACTTACCACCTGGTACGGGTGACATCCAGTTGACGCTTTCCCAGAAAATCCCGGTTTCTGGCGCGATTATCGTTACCACACCGCAAGACATTGCCTTGTTGGATGCGCGTAAAGGTCTGAAAATGTTTGAAAAAGTCGAAGTGCCTATCTTGGGTATCGTCGAAAACATGAGTATGCACATTTGCAGCAACTGCGGCACGGTTGAACACATCTTCGGCGAAGGTGGCGGTCAGCGCATGGCGGAACAATACGGTGTGAACTACCTCGGTGGCCTGCCACTCGACATCAAAATCCGTGAGCAAGTCGACAACGGTAATCCTACGGTAGTGTCTGACCCGGATGGAACTGTGGCGCAAATCTACAAGGACATTTCCCGTAAAGCTTCAGCGCGTCTGGCGCAAAAAGCCAAGGATTACAGCACCAAGTTCCCGACGATTAAGATTATGAACGTGTAA
- a CDS encoding LEA type 2 family protein codes for MLKRISLLLSTSLLLQACSSVPGVIEQPKVSIQNIQVQEISLTQGTAVVTLNVSNPNAFPIPLQGIEYGLTLNGRQVASGDQTENVTLGARQDVPVKIPVKLDFAEILRLAPDAIRSRTVAYNLSGAVRLPFVKVPFQRQGGVGVKG; via the coding sequence ATGCTGAAACGAATATCCCTATTGCTATCCACTTCCCTGTTACTGCAAGCGTGCAGCAGCGTCCCCGGTGTGATTGAGCAGCCCAAAGTCTCGATTCAAAACATCCAAGTGCAAGAGATTTCCCTCACCCAAGGCACGGCAGTTGTCACCCTGAATGTCAGCAACCCGAATGCCTTCCCGATTCCGTTGCAGGGCATTGAATACGGTTTAACCCTCAACGGGCGGCAAGTCGCCAGTGGTGATCAAACCGAAAATGTCACGCTCGGTGCACGTCAGGATGTGCCGGTTAAAATTCCGGTAAAACTCGATTTCGCCGAAATTTTACGCCTCGCACCGGACGCTATCCGCTCACGTACCGTGGCGTATAACCTCAGTGGTGCGGTGCGTTTACCGTTTGTTAAAGTACCGTTTCAGCGTCAAGGTGGCGTAGGGGTGAAAGGATGA
- the dcd gene encoding dCTP deaminase, producing the protein MSIKSDHWIRRMAAEHNMIEPFETGQVRTANGERIVSYGTSSYGYDVRCANEFKIFTNINSTIVDPKNFDEKSFVDFKGDVCIIPPNSFALARTVEYFRIPRSTLVVCLGKSTYARCGIIVNVTPLEPEWEGHVTLEFSNTTTLPAKIYANEGVAQMLFFESDEVCSTSYKDRGGKYQGQTGVTLPKT; encoded by the coding sequence ATGAGCATTAAATCCGACCATTGGATTCGCCGCATGGCAGCCGAACACAATATGATCGAACCGTTTGAAACAGGGCAGGTGCGCACTGCCAACGGCGAAAGAATCGTCTCTTACGGCACGTCGAGCTACGGTTATGATGTGCGTTGCGCCAACGAGTTTAAGATTTTTACCAATATCAACAGCACCATTGTTGACCCGAAAAACTTTGACGAAAAAAGCTTTGTCGATTTTAAGGGTGACGTGTGCATTATCCCGCCGAATTCGTTTGCATTAGCACGCACCGTTGAATATTTCCGCATTCCGCGCAGCACGTTGGTGGTGTGTTTGGGGAAATCGACGTATGCGCGTTGCGGCATTATTGTGAATGTAACCCCGCTGGAACCGGAGTGGGAAGGTCATGTCACCTTGGAATTCTCCAATACCACCACCTTGCCTGCGAAAATTTACGCGAATGAAGGCGTGGCACAAATGCTGTTTTTTGAGTCCGACGAAGTGTGTTCAACCTCGTACAAAGATCGCGGCGGCAAATACCAAGGGCAAACCGGTGTTACCTTACCGAAAACCTGA
- a CDS encoding iron-containing alcohol dehydrogenase — translation MKSLATIGAFSLARLPRIEFGVGALDKLPAIAAQYGKRLLIVTGASSFTASPAGERVLGALHAAGFTWELCRVTEEPSPQWVDATVAQYRDQAFDAVVGIGGGSPLDAAKAVAGLLKPANSVMDHLEGVGPELPYRGSATPFIAVPTTAGTGSEATKNAVLSVQGVNGFKKSFRDEQLMAEYALVDPSLLATCPPAQIAANGMDAFTQLMEAYVSTRSNPLTDALALSGMTAVRDSLLTLYADPTDAQAQAGMAYAALLSGICLAQTGLGSVHGIVAPLGAFHPVPHGVGCGMLVAAATRMNIDCLEAREPDHPALAKYAQIGKLFRGRSHVDEVGARVFLVHTLTTWAQQLNLPSLSDFGVTTAAIPHLVANSRGSSMKTNPVKLTDAEIAAVITACL, via the coding sequence ATGAAATCGCTGGCAACCATTGGTGCGTTTAGCCTCGCGCGTTTACCGCGTATTGAGTTTGGGGTAGGTGCGCTCGATAAATTGCCTGCGATTGCGGCGCAATACGGTAAGCGTTTGCTGATTGTGACCGGGGCGAGTTCGTTTACCGCATCACCTGCGGGGGAACGGGTGTTGGGCGCATTGCACGCTGCCGGTTTTACTTGGGAATTGTGCCGGGTGACTGAGGAGCCTTCGCCGCAATGGGTGGATGCAACCGTGGCGCAGTACCGTGATCAGGCGTTTGATGCGGTGGTGGGGATCGGTGGCGGCAGCCCGTTGGATGCGGCGAAAGCGGTGGCAGGTTTGCTCAAGCCCGCTAATTCGGTGATGGATCATCTGGAAGGTGTCGGCCCTGAATTGCCTTATCGCGGCTCGGCGACACCGTTTATTGCCGTGCCAACGACTGCCGGAACGGGGTCGGAAGCCACTAAAAATGCGGTGCTGTCGGTGCAGGGTGTCAACGGTTTTAAGAAATCGTTTCGTGATGAGCAATTAATGGCGGAATACGCGCTGGTTGATCCGAGTTTGCTGGCAACCTGTCCGCCTGCACAAATTGCTGCCAATGGCATGGATGCGTTTACCCAATTGATGGAAGCTTATGTGTCCACCCGTTCAAATCCGCTGACTGACGCGCTGGCATTGTCGGGGATGACGGCGGTGCGCGATAGTTTGTTGACACTTTACGCTGACCCGACGGATGCACAGGCACAAGCGGGCATGGCTTACGCGGCGTTGCTGTCTGGGATTTGTTTGGCGCAAACGGGGTTGGGGTCGGTGCATGGGATTGTCGCGCCGTTGGGGGCGTTTCATCCCGTACCGCATGGGGTCGGTTGCGGAATGTTAGTCGCAGCGGCAACTCGCATGAATATTGACTGCCTCGAAGCCCGCGAGCCAGACCATCCGGCCTTAGCAAAATACGCGCAAATCGGTAAGTTATTTCGGGGGCGCAGTCACGTTGATGAGGTTGGGGCGCGGGTATTTTTAGTGCATACCCTGACAACTTGGGCGCAGCAACTGAATTTACCGTCTTTAAGCGATTTCGGGGTAACAACCGCTGCAATTCCACATCTAGTAGCCAATTCACGCGGATCAAGCATGAAAACCAACCCCGTGAAACTAACTGACGCAGAAATAGCCGCAGTGATTACTGCGTGTTTGTAG